From one Amycolatopsis sp. FDAARGOS 1241 genomic stretch:
- a CDS encoding GH1 family beta-glucosidase — MTETNAATREQQALIDSLPPDFRWGVATAAYQIEGAVEEDGRTPSIWDTFCRVPWAIDNNDNGDVACDHYHRMPSDVALVKELGADTYRFSVAWPRVQPRGKGGVNEAGLGFYDRLVDELLAKDLTPWLTLYHWDLPQELEDAGGWPARDTAYRFADYAMLVFDRLSDRVRHWTTLNEPWCSAMHGYVHGVMAPGRRDFAAGMKAIHHLLLGHGLATQRMRAAAPEGTQFGITLNMGTSDPATDSELDREAARNADGMGVRIYLDPLVRGQYPVDVVADLVVRGATLPIEDGDLEIISAPLDFLGVNYYFGQRYSGVDEQGRTTGEDGFPVQRAVPFGEPTTAMGWEILPGKFTELLTRLGRDYPGLPIYITENGSAFDDEPDADGFVADEGRTAYFASHLAAVAAARLAGVDIRGYFAWSLMDNFEWAYGYAKRFGLIRVDYETQARTIKQSGLFYRDTVRRVRGS; from the coding sequence TTGACCGAGACCAACGCTGCGACCCGCGAGCAGCAGGCGCTGATCGACTCGCTGCCGCCGGACTTCCGGTGGGGCGTGGCGACCGCCGCGTACCAGATCGAAGGCGCGGTGGAGGAAGATGGCCGGACTCCGTCCATCTGGGACACGTTCTGCCGCGTGCCGTGGGCGATCGACAACAACGACAACGGCGACGTCGCGTGCGACCACTACCACCGGATGCCCTCCGACGTCGCGCTCGTCAAGGAGCTCGGCGCCGACACGTACCGGTTCTCCGTGGCGTGGCCGCGGGTCCAGCCGCGCGGCAAGGGCGGCGTGAACGAAGCGGGCCTGGGGTTCTACGACCGGCTCGTGGACGAGCTGCTGGCCAAGGACCTCACGCCGTGGCTCACGCTGTACCACTGGGATCTGCCGCAGGAACTCGAGGACGCGGGCGGCTGGCCGGCGCGCGACACGGCGTACCGCTTTGCGGACTACGCGATGCTGGTGTTCGACCGGCTGTCCGACCGCGTCCGCCACTGGACGACGCTGAACGAACCGTGGTGCTCCGCGATGCACGGTTACGTGCACGGCGTGATGGCCCCGGGCCGGCGTGACTTCGCGGCCGGCATGAAGGCCATCCACCACCTGCTGCTCGGCCACGGTCTGGCGACGCAGCGCATGCGCGCGGCCGCGCCCGAGGGCACGCAGTTCGGCATCACGCTCAACATGGGCACCTCCGACCCCGCCACCGACAGCGAGCTGGACCGGGAGGCCGCGCGCAACGCCGACGGCATGGGGGTGCGCATCTACCTCGACCCGCTGGTGCGCGGCCAGTACCCGGTCGACGTCGTTGCAGACCTGGTGGTGCGGGGCGCGACACTGCCCATTGAGGACGGTGACCTCGAGATCATCTCGGCGCCGCTGGACTTCCTGGGCGTGAACTACTACTTCGGCCAGCGGTACTCCGGTGTCGACGAACAGGGCCGCACCACGGGCGAAGACGGCTTCCCCGTGCAGCGGGCCGTCCCGTTCGGCGAACCGACGACCGCCATGGGCTGGGAAATCCTGCCGGGCAAGTTCACCGAACTGCTCACTCGCCTCGGTCGCGACTACCCCGGTTTGCCCATCTACATCACCGAAAACGGCTCCGCCTTCGACGACGAGCCCGACGCCGACGGCTTCGTCGCGGACGAGGGCCGCACGGCCTACTTCGCTTCGCACCTGGCCGCGGTCGCCGCCGCCCGCCTGGCGGGCGTGGACATCCGCGGCTACTTCGCGTGGTCGCTGATGGACAACTTCGAATGGGCCTACGGGTACGCCAAGCGCTTCGGGCTGATCCGCGTCGACTACGAAACGCAGGCGCGCACGATCAAGCAGAGCGGCCTGTTCTACCGCGACACGGTCCGCCGAGTCCGCGGTTCCTGA
- a CDS encoding nuclear transport factor 2 family protein: protein MDQTLIDAEHRLQTAQLTGDVGALDRLLDDRLRFTFGESVATKADDLAAHRSGSQTLTSLVEEELAVFADGPTGVTWFLGRLEGSVNGAPFAARLRYTRTWHRSPSGWRVVAAHASYA, encoded by the coding sequence GTGGACCAGACCCTGATCGATGCCGAACACCGCCTCCAGACGGCCCAGCTCACCGGCGACGTGGGTGCGCTGGATCGGCTCCTGGACGACCGCCTGCGCTTCACGTTCGGCGAATCCGTCGCCACGAAGGCCGACGACCTCGCCGCCCACCGCTCCGGTAGTCAGACGCTGACTTCCCTCGTCGAGGAGGAACTGGCCGTGTTCGCCGACGGCCCCACCGGCGTCACCTGGTTCCTCGGCCGGCTCGAGGGGTCGGTGAACGGCGCGCCCTTCGCCGCTCGCCTCCGCTACACCCGCACGTGGCACCGCTCGCCGTCGGGCTGGCGGGTGGTCGCGGCGCACGCGAGCTACGCCTGA
- a CDS encoding DUF2306 domain-containing protein: protein MTATDLQPPRVEHPPAGRPRRKRRPWIGVLGLVVVAFLAYSLPPYLSLDPAQSRVPAPAGFGAHYWFLVGHVVFGSIAMLCAVVQIWPWVRRRFSVLHRYAGRGYVFGGVLPSGVMALTIGAASPFGPATRASDVLLAVVWIGTTWAGFRAARERRFADHRRWMVRSFALTMSIILNRLISPLAIILLEPQVPTTFGGSQVAFMQSVAAIAAWASWTLALIGAQLWLDRKPRRVTA from the coding sequence ATGACGGCGACGGACCTGCAACCACCGCGAGTGGAGCACCCACCGGCGGGGCGGCCGCGGCGCAAGCGCCGGCCCTGGATCGGCGTGCTGGGACTGGTCGTGGTGGCGTTCCTGGCGTACTCATTGCCGCCGTACCTTTCGCTGGACCCCGCGCAGTCGCGGGTGCCGGCGCCCGCCGGGTTCGGGGCGCACTACTGGTTCCTCGTGGGCCACGTGGTGTTCGGCTCGATCGCGATGCTCTGCGCGGTCGTCCAGATCTGGCCGTGGGTCCGCCGGCGGTTCTCGGTGCTCCACCGCTACGCCGGCCGCGGCTACGTCTTCGGCGGTGTGCTGCCCTCGGGCGTCATGGCCCTCACGATCGGCGCCGCGAGCCCCTTCGGGCCGGCCACGCGAGCCAGCGACGTGCTGCTGGCCGTCGTCTGGATCGGCACGACCTGGGCCGGCTTCCGCGCCGCCCGTGAGCGCCGCTTCGCCGACCACCGGCGGTGGATGGTCCGCAGCTTCGCGCTGACGATGTCCATCATCCTCAACCGCCTCATCTCACCGCTGGCGATCATCCTCCTGGAGCCGCAGGTCCCCACCACCTTCGGCGGTAGCCAGGTCGCCTTCATGCAATCCGTCGCCGCCATCGCTGCGTGGGCCAGCTGGACGCTCGCCCTGATCGGCGCCCAGCTCTGGCTCGACCGCAAGCCGCGGCGCGTGACGGCCTAG
- a CDS encoding decarboxylase, producing the protein MARIGLLYPTRNAGEDDFADLAGRFRPTLDLAVRYFPWPADVNDLAGQNLATVADAVRRLGSEEHLDAVLPEVATGFDSVAFAVTSSSFLVDPDHQLATLRRLCGAPATSTTSAFQDAIRVLGLHTVSLASVYHPSFSDHFVNRLDAHVVHRVDASAGSDRELAAWPPERIVDLVARAAHPKAQAVLLPETALHTSRLTAELERAAGCPVLTATQVTLWSAARLAGVDPAVAEGAGPLFRP; encoded by the coding sequence ATGGCCCGCATCGGATTGCTCTACCCGACCAGGAACGCCGGCGAGGACGACTTCGCCGACCTCGCCGGCCGGTTCCGTCCCACCCTCGACCTCGCCGTCCGCTACTTCCCCTGGCCCGCCGACGTGAACGACCTCGCGGGCCAGAACCTCGCGACCGTCGCCGACGCCGTGCGCCGGCTGGGCTCCGAAGAACACCTCGACGCGGTGCTGCCGGAGGTCGCCACCGGGTTCGACTCGGTGGCTTTCGCCGTCACCAGCTCCAGTTTCCTGGTCGACCCCGACCACCAACTGGCGACCCTGCGCCGGCTCTGCGGTGCTCCCGCCACCAGCACGACTTCCGCCTTCCAAGACGCCATCCGGGTGCTGGGCTTGCACACGGTCTCCCTCGCGTCGGTCTACCACCCGAGCTTTTCCGACCACTTCGTCAACCGCCTCGACGCGCACGTCGTCCACCGCGTCGACGCCTCCGCCGGGTCCGACCGCGAGCTGGCCGCGTGGCCACCGGAGCGCATCGTGGACCTCGTCGCCCGGGCTGCGCACCCGAAGGCTCAAGCGGTGCTGCTCCCGGAAACCGCCCTGCACACCAGCCGCCTCACCGCCGAACTCGAACGCGCCGCCGGTTGCCCGGTCCTCACCGCCACCCAGGTCACGCTGTGGTCCGCGGCCCGCCTCGCCGGCGTGGACCCCGCCGTCGCCGAAGGCGCCGGTCCGTTGTTCAGGCCCTAG
- a CDS encoding dienelactone hydrolase family protein: MSRIAVTITTPDGLCSATLHTPLSAGPAVILYTDAAGVRETFAAMADRLSALGYVVLLPDGYYRTPYAPFDVATVFTVPAERERLTALGRSVPAELAVRDTGAYLDFLAGRAEVAGSAVGAVGYCLGGRFSLWAAAHFPRVAAAASFHGGNLAAADDPDSPHLVAGRIRGALHVAAARNDKAFPAEQHERLRNALVAAGVRHTLETYPAEHGFAVPDNATYDQSAEERHWTALKQLFAENLPRA, translated from the coding sequence ATGTCGCGGATCGCGGTCACCATCACCACGCCGGACGGCCTCTGCTCGGCCACGCTGCACACGCCGCTGAGCGCGGGGCCGGCGGTGATCCTGTACACCGATGCGGCGGGGGTCCGCGAGACGTTCGCCGCGATGGCGGACCGGCTCAGCGCGCTCGGCTACGTCGTGCTGCTGCCGGACGGCTACTACCGCACGCCGTACGCGCCGTTCGACGTCGCCACGGTGTTCACCGTGCCCGCCGAACGGGAACGGCTGACGGCACTGGGCCGGAGCGTGCCGGCGGAACTCGCGGTGCGGGATACGGGCGCGTACCTCGATTTCCTGGCCGGCCGGGCGGAAGTCGCGGGCTCTGCGGTCGGTGCGGTGGGGTACTGCCTGGGCGGCCGGTTTTCGTTGTGGGCCGCAGCGCATTTTCCGCGCGTCGCGGCCGCCGCGTCCTTCCACGGCGGCAACCTCGCGGCTGCGGACGACCCGGACAGTCCGCATCTCGTCGCCGGGCGGATCCGCGGTGCTCTCCACGTCGCCGCCGCCCGCAACGACAAGGCCTTCCCGGCCGAGCAGCACGAGCGCCTGCGGAACGCGCTGGTGGCCGCCGGAGTGCGGCACACGCTGGAGACGTACCCCGCCGAACACGGGTTCGCCGTCCCCGACAACGCGACGTACGACCAGTCCGCGGAAGAGCGGCACTGGACGGCGTTGAAGCAGCTGTTCGCCGAGAACCTGCCTAGGGCCTGA
- a CDS encoding acyl-CoA dehydrogenase family protein, whose protein sequence is MNAFALTPDQQAFVASVKRLAAEQLRPLAEAGAEGAVNRPLLKAMGSHGLLARLFPGVESGQPTRQAAALDLCLLREALATENTEAETALALQGLGSYPVLQSGKDEQVARWLPAVAAGDAVAAFALTEPDAGSDAAALQLAAEPDGDGWRLTGSKMWISNAPEADFYTVFARTVPDAGSRGVSAFVVPGDRAGLSGEHLDLVSPHPIGTLEFDGVRVHRDELLGEENRGFAVAMRTLDLFRPSVGAFAVGMAQAALDAAVAYTSSRTAFGGPLIKQQTVAHTLAEMATRTEAARLLVYAAASAYDAGSTGLAGRAAMAKLFATEAAQYVVDSAVQLHGARALRRGHLLEHLYREVRAPRIYEGASEIQRTIIARSLQS, encoded by the coding sequence ATGAACGCCTTTGCCCTGACACCCGACCAGCAGGCCTTCGTCGCGTCGGTGAAGCGGCTCGCTGCCGAGCAGCTGCGACCGCTCGCCGAGGCGGGCGCCGAAGGTGCCGTCAACCGGCCGCTGCTCAAGGCGATGGGCTCGCACGGTCTCCTGGCTCGGCTGTTCCCCGGCGTCGAAAGTGGACAGCCCACGCGGCAAGCGGCGGCGCTCGACCTGTGCCTGCTGCGGGAGGCGCTGGCGACGGAGAACACGGAGGCCGAGACCGCGCTGGCGCTGCAGGGGCTGGGGAGTTACCCGGTGCTGCAGTCCGGAAAGGACGAACAGGTCGCACGCTGGCTGCCGGCCGTGGCGGCGGGGGACGCCGTGGCGGCCTTCGCCCTGACCGAGCCGGACGCCGGTTCCGACGCCGCCGCGTTGCAGCTGGCCGCCGAACCGGACGGCGACGGATGGCGGCTCACCGGGTCGAAGATGTGGATCTCGAACGCCCCGGAGGCGGACTTCTACACCGTGTTCGCGCGGACGGTGCCCGACGCGGGTTCGCGCGGGGTGAGCGCTTTTGTGGTGCCGGGTGATCGGGCGGGCCTGTCCGGTGAGCACCTGGACCTGGTGAGCCCGCACCCGATCGGCACGCTGGAGTTCGACGGGGTGCGCGTGCACCGCGACGAGCTGCTGGGTGAGGAGAACCGCGGGTTCGCCGTGGCGATGCGGACGCTGGACCTGTTCCGGCCGAGCGTCGGGGCGTTCGCGGTCGGGATGGCTCAGGCGGCGCTGGACGCCGCGGTGGCGTACACGTCGTCGCGGACGGCCTTCGGCGGCCCGTTGATCAAGCAGCAGACGGTGGCGCACACGCTGGCGGAGATGGCCACCCGGACCGAAGCCGCGCGCTTGCTGGTCTACGCGGCGGCGTCGGCGTACGACGCGGGTTCCACCGGGCTGGCCGGCCGGGCCGCGATGGCGAAGCTGTTCGCGACGGAGGCCGCGCAGTACGTCGTGGATTCGGCGGTGCAGCTGCACGGCGCGCGAGCGTTGCGGCGGGGGCACCTGCTGGAGCACCTGTACCGCGAAGTGCGCGCGCCGCGGATCTACGAAGGCGCGTCGGAGATCCAGCGGACGATCATCGCACGGTCGTTGCAGTCGTAG